In the genome of Ovis canadensis isolate MfBH-ARS-UI-01 breed Bighorn chromosome 21, ARS-UI_OviCan_v2, whole genome shotgun sequence, the window attaaaattaaatgtttgccATCACCTCGGAACTTTTTTTAAACCTCACCGACCCTTGCCTCTTCCATCTTTGCTTCCAGGACAGGGGttacatttgtaaaatatataaagaaaaatataaggttACTTGGTGGCCATATAGTGTACTCTAACAGCtgtctgcaaatattttcacgATGATTATCCTTACTAAAAGTAAATCGTGGGGTAAAGATAGCTCAAACGTGACAAGGTTCGAATGGGGCGCACCAACGCTATCTGCAATCCTTTTTGGctacatatggaaaaaaaaaaaaaagccacttggGATGGCAAAACTCTACACTAGGTCTGAGCTTTCTGCAGATTTTGCCAGATGAGCAGTTGAAGGGCTTTTGAGGTAGATGTGAAATCCACTTAATCAGGAATGCAACTGACAGAAGCAGCACCTTCTTGCATGCAAACTGCCTTAAGTGTTTTTGGACAATTACAAGGACATTTCACCTAAATGAACAGCTAGTTCCAGCCCAAAGCTTCCCAAACACGGGgaagtgtgtttttaaaaagaaggcgcatatatatatatatgctattacTTATCAGAAGTCTCCACTACCACAAACTGTCTCTCACCCCTCGGGTTTTGGCGGTGGTTATAAATCCAATCTTGTCCATTCCCAGCCTCCCAATGTAATATCAATTCCTCTCCATCGGATTTTACAAAATCACTTTGTATTTGCCCTTTCCCAACGGCCACAGACAAACAGTGGCTGTGGCCAGTCCAAAACAGGAAAACAGGAGTTTATAAAGTTGCCCACGGGTCTCCCCCATCTGGTACACTGAGGAAGATTGACTGCAGCAAAGTTCAAAGGTCATACACGGCAGATCTAAAAACGGAGCGGCAGCGGTGGCCTCGCCAGTGCGCTTTCTGCACCCGAAGTAAACCGATACGTCCCAAGGAATATCTTCAGGGAGAAAGGGAGTGGGGCACCGCAGGATGCGAGGAAGGAAGCCAAGCCTGGGAGCTTCCTTCACTGGCTTCCAAAGCCCCCGGAAACCTTTCCAGGCACAAGGATGCTCACTCCCAAACCAAAGGGGACAGTGCAAAAGCGGGGGTTGATGTCGGACGCTGACATCATCGGTTTTAAAACatggagcagcagcagccacttgtGACAACTTTCCAACAAGTGGAATAAACCCAGTGGAAGGGTCTCTACTGTTTTACCAGCAAAAGTCAGGCTTTGGTtcggggcagggaggggggagttgcttttgttctttcagaaaaatacaaaacacatcCACAGAACCATAAATAATTTGGTGgcaatatatacacatttaaataattaatttaaatatcttacaCCTTCTCTTGCATTCAACTGTCCATTTGAAGAAAGTGCACCAAGGGGACCCTAGGTACTCCCCTCCCGGGGGGCGCTAAGGATCACAGCCTGGGGAGGAAGTGGGTGACCTTCATGGTGGGGGACACCCGGTTCCCCTTCTTGGTCTTCCCGTTCTTACTCAGGGCGATGAACATGCCGGGGTACCGGTAGCACTCGTAGGCGTTGTAGTTGTTGGGGAGAAGGATCTCTTTGAACTTGCACTCGTCGGTGAAGAAAggctgggagggaaggaggagccgGGTCAGGGGGCCATCGCGGGCCAAGGGACCTCTGGGGCAGTGGTCAGGGACTCCTctctctcccagcccctccttGGCTGGGGGGTCCCTCCTGAGAAGTCAGGGTATCCAGACTTTCACAGGGTGAGGAGAGGGACCCCGCCAGTCCCTAGCACCTGCCCGGCACCTGGAAGCCAGAACAGTGCATCCTCACTGGGTCTGCCTAAAGACTGCCGTCCTGCCCACTGGGACCTGCCCCAGGGGCTCCAGGCAACGGCTCCCAAGGGCACCCTTGACCCACTGGCAAATGACCACTCAAGGATGGCGGGAGCACTGTCCCTGTCTTGGGGCTGGGCCTCTCCTTTGGGCTGGTgggtgtcccaggtggctcagtggtaaagaatcctcctatcaatgcaggagatgcaggttggacccccaggttcaggaagatcctttggagaaggaaactggcAACCtattcactccaggattctggtctgggaaatcccacggacaggggagcctggcaggcgaggGTCTATGGGATCGCCAAAGAAATCCAATAggactggatgactgaacaacaagggtaAGCGGCACTGCCTCAGGAGGCGGGGGTTACTTTCAGTCCCGCGACCCCCACCGCAGCTCCACGATCCTGGCGTCGGGTGGCCTGGAAGCGTCACGATGCTGCCCGGCTCGGCGGGGCCCACGGTACTCACCGAGCCGTAGAGCCTGCCCCGGCTGCTCATGGCCACGAAGAACCGGCTGGCCACCCCGAAAATGCTCACCACCCCGCGCTCCACCGGCGACAGCTCCAgcaggcctgggggcagggcGCGGGTTATTCCCGGGCACCGGACCCTCAGCCCGAGCTTCCCACCTGGCCCCCTCCTCCGCCTGCGCCCCTCCGGGACCCCCACTTCTGGGGGTGGAGATCTAAATGGCCCTGCTCCCTCCGTGGTGCAGGCCGCTCCCCAAGGGCCCCCGCAGCCCCGCGGACTCGGCCCCTGTCCCGGCCCCGCGCCGGCCGCGCCCAGTCCGGGACTGCAGGAGCGAGGTGGCCTCCTGGAGCCCCCGAGTCTGGCCCCGACGTGGGCGCTCGGGCCGGCCCCCCGCGAGTTGCCGGTGGCTGCGCCGCGCTCCTGGTGCCCACGAGCGAAGGCGCTGGAATCCGGCGCCCAGATTCCGGACTTCTGAAGGCGGGAGGCGGGCTCCGCCGCCGGGTTGCACAAAGCCAAGAGTGTTGGCGTCCCCGGCGTCTCTACGCCAGAGGGGACCGGACCCCAAGTCCGCTCCGGTTCCCATAGCCCAAGAGCAGGTGCCGGCGAGACCTCCCTGTGCGAGCTGGAAGGGGCGGCCGCTGCCCTGGGGCCCGACCCTCCCCGTCCGGCCCGCCCCACTCACTGTCACTCGCGTCCGCGTGCACGCCGCCGATGCGGCCGTCGGGGAGAACCTGGAGGTGGAAGCCGATGCCCACGTTGCAGTACAGCCTCCGCAGGCGCTTGATGCCCAGCAAGTAGTCGCCGGCGCCGCTCTGGACGGCAGCCTCCTTGGGCTGCGCGGCCACCGGCAGGCGCGCCAGCGAGCGCgccaccaggctctcccagcgGCGCTCCAGCTCGGCCTCCAGAGTGCCGTTGGGGGAGGTGGGCGCGGCGGCGCCCCCTCGGCTAGCCCAGGGCGCCAGCACGGCCAGCAGCACCGCCGGGAGCAGCGCCGCCGCGGCCGCCCCGGGCCCCGCCATCCCCGCCCTCGGGCCGTGCGTCCGCGGGTGGGTCAGTGCGCCCGGGAAGCCGGCGGGCGAGCTCGTCTGTGGGTGGGGGGCTTGCGGGAGCGCACTGCCTGGGCCGGGCAGGTAGTGCCCGGCCGGGGCGGGGAAAGCGGGAGGCGAGCGACGGGGCCCCCGGACGCCGGGAGCTACCTGGGCTGCATGGAGAGGCAGGCAGCGGTGGCAGGGCGCACGGCCCAGGCTGGGACCCTGCGGAGCGGTGCGCGCCTCCCTGCGCGCTGGGCCCGCAGCCGCCGAGCCGCTATATATATAGCCGATAGccaatcccccccacccccccccgcccccttctACTCCCGCAGGGGGCCGTTCGCGTTCGCCTGGGCGCCCGGGGCGCTGTGGCGCTCGCGGCGGCTGGTCGCAGGCCGCCTGCCAatcagggctgggggagggaaggcGGCAGGGGCCCAGCGCCGCCGCGGCCACCGGGAGGgtccccggcccccgcccctggCTTCGCCCGGCCCCCGGACCTGGGAGTCCCGACCCTGGCGTCTCCTCCGCTCTTGTCTTTCCGCCCAAGTTTGGCCTCTTGCACTTTGTCCCTGTCTGTCTGGTCTCCATGGGTGCCCCTCTCCGCCGCAGCCCTCACCCAGCACCCTCAGCTCAGAGAAGACACTCCCGGCGCTTTGCCTTTCAGGGGCTTTCCAGAACCTGTGCTCGGCTGGGACCCCCGGGGACCCACCTGGGAATGAGGGCCAGTAAGGGCAGTAGACACCGGAACGGCCAGTACCAGTGAGGAAGAATCCAGCGCTACAGGCTGGAGGGAGGCAAGGACAGGGGTTGGCCACCTGAGCGCTGGTGGTCAGGGATGGAGCTATGGCCACCAGGAGGAAGCATGCCCTGAGCAGGTTGCCTGGATGGCTGGTGCTGAGAGAAGACAGGGCGAGTCGGTGCACCCCAAGGCCACTGGCCCTGCACCCCCATACACACCCACTGCCACACGAGGACAGGGGTCCGAGCCAGAGAGGACATCGCTGGcccccccctccccttccctttaATTCTGCAGTGGGAATACTGAGGAGCCAAAGGCAGAATCCCCAGGCCCAGGCCAGGCTTTGGACAGgctcccttcccccacctgctgtccccaccccccacccccactgtgcCCATTATGGCCTGATGGGGCGGCGTCCAGCAAGATGCTGGCTCACCCAGGTGTGAAAACCCCTGTTCTCAGTAGTACCTGGAGAGGCTGCTGTCACCTCCCAGCAGCCCCGCCCAGCcgccactgcagggggcccagagccACCCTACCCCCTGCTGTCACCAGCACCTGTGACCAGATGCGTCATCCCGAGGCCGTTTCAGCCTCCCCGCCTCCACCCCATTCCTGCCGAGGAGCCCAGACCGACCTCCGCGGCCTGCTGGGGCTCATTCGCACCACAGAGGGGACCTCAGGGGCTTGAGGTCTCTGGCTTGAGCCCAGAGACGGGGCTCCTGGGGCTCAGTGAGGGCCCTGGCAGGATGGACCCCCGGTCTGTGGTTTCCTCAGGGAgattccttgctcttctctgggccCGTGGCCTGACCGCCCAGTGGCCACCTGGGCCGGGCCTTCCTGGGAGGCCAAGTGACGGCTCTAAGGCCAGCTGTGCAGCTGTGTGGACCCCGGGCCCCCCTCCTGACAGGACGCAGGAGACCAAGACCTGCCCCAGCCCTGAGCTACCCCCTCTAGGTGACTGGGGCAAGACCTGCTGCCCCTGGGCCCCAAAACCCCTATTTACAGAAAAGCCTGGAAGGTGGGCTTGTCTCTGGGTCCACGTGGGTACCTGCTCTGGGGAGGTGGGACCCAAGCCCTCTGAGGTTCCCCCCAGCCCTTGGCAGAGTGTGCTCCTTCTTCCCACAACCCCCACGGGGAGCTCCCTCCCCGGCTCCCCTCTTTGCTAGCAGCTTCAGCTCAGTTccaacccgggtttgatccccaggtcaggaagatccccaggaggaggaaatggcaacctgctccagtgttcttacccggagaatcccatggacagaggagcctggcgggccacagtccatggggctgcaaagagtcagacacgagtgggTGACTAACACAGGTTATGGAGGAGGATGCAACAGGGTGGTCTTTCCGCCTGGCCCTGCCTTGGCAACACCCCCACTCCTAGCCCCACATCTCTCAGAGACTCCCCTCCAACCACTGTCCT includes:
- the FGF4 gene encoding fibroblast growth factor 4, whose product is MAGPGAAAAALLPAVLLAVLAPWASRGGAAAPTSPNGTLEAELERRWESLVARSLARLPVAAQPKEAAVQSGAGDYLLGIKRLRRLYCNVGIGFHLQVLPDGRIGGVHADASDSLLELSPVERGVVSIFGVASRFFVAMSSRGRLYGSPFFTDECKFKEILLPNNYNAYECYRYPGMFIALSKNGKTKKGNRVSPTMKVTHFLPRL